In Alphaproteobacteria bacterium, the genomic stretch AATTCAAAAATTATCTTAATATCTCTCAATTCAAACTACCTAACAATTTATAATTGCAACAAAACCCAAAACAGTACAAAATAAAGGCATAAAAATGAAACGTTTTACACTTATCCTTTTTATAACATTCTTTAATTTTTCGACTATATATGCAGTAACAATAGAAGATAAAATAGGCCAAATGATTATGGTTGGTTTTAAAGGTGTTAGTGCTGAAGATGAATCTGTGCAACAAATAGGCAAAATAATAAAGGATGGTTTAATAGGTTCCGTTATTTTCTACCAATATAATATCCAATCAGCTGAACAAATTAAAGAATTAACAAACTTTCTAAAGAGTTTTGATCAACCTTATAATAATGTACTTTTCGCTATTGATCAAGAAGGCGGCCGCGTTCAACGTCTTAAAAAAGCTAATGGATTTACAAATTACCCCAACGCAAAAGAAGTTGCACAAGAGTCAATTGAAAAAGCTAATGACACCTACAACAATATGGCACAAGAATTAAGTACACATGGGTTTAACTTCAACTTAGCACCAGTTGTTGATCTTGATTATGGTCCGGCATCTTCAGCAATTGGGGATTTAGCAAGAAGTTTTAGTCAAAATCCATTTGATGTAACAGCTTATGCAACATCTTTCATTAAAAGCCACTTTGCAAACAATGTGTTAACATGCCTTAAACATTACCCAGGTCACGGCAGCGCTAAAGGAGACACGCATAAGGATTCAACCAATGTCACTCATTGTTGGGAAGAGAAAGAATTACATCCATTTTATGATTTAAAAGATCAACAATCTTGCGCCATTATGACAGCCCATATCGTAAATGGACAACTTGACGATTCTTTAATACCTGCAACTATGAGCGCGCCAATCATTCAAGAAAAATTAAGAAGCGAATTTGGCTATAACGGTGTTGTTATAACTGATGATTTGCTCATGAAAGCCATTTGGGGTCATTATTCATTAGAAGAAATTGTGCTAAAAACCATTTTAGCCGGTTGCGACATCCTATTATTTTCCAATAATCAAATAACTTTTCAGCAAGCGGGTCATGAAGATGTATCGTCTATAAATTTTCCTGAACGTATTCGGAATATTGTTT encodes the following:
- a CDS encoding glycoside hydrolase family 3 N-terminal domain-containing protein; this translates as MKRFTLILFITFFNFSTIYAVTIEDKIGQMIMVGFKGVSAEDESVQQIGKIIKDGLIGSVIFYQYNIQSAEQIKELTNFLKSFDQPYNNVLFAIDQEGGRVQRLKKANGFTNYPNAKEVAQESIEKANDTYNNMAQELSTHGFNFNLAPVVDLDYGPASSAIGDLARSFSQNPFDVTAYATSFIKSHFANNVLTCLKHYPGHGSAKGDTHKDSTNVTHCWEEKELHPFYDLKDQQSCAIMTAHIVNGQLDDSLIPATMSAPIIQEKLRSEFGYNGVVITDDLLMKAIWGHYSLEEIVLKTILAGCDILLFSNNQITFQQAGHEDVSSINFPERIRNIVLEFITQGKLTEERIDESYQRIMAFKGILRRE